A DNA window from Helianthus annuus cultivar XRQ/B chromosome 15, HanXRQr2.0-SUNRISE, whole genome shotgun sequence contains the following coding sequences:
- the LOC110914772 gene encoding pentatricopeptide repeat-containing protein At2g20710, mitochondrial-like — MDAIANEMENAGFYQDKYSFTPRLRAYAATGNIEGLKKIMEIMEADSRVGMDCETYLIATNAFLKAGLGEKSFELLKKVEKMAITTKGRHKTLHTVLYTYAKLGKKGEVDRIWKFLKKEKIYNVGCRNMII; from the coding sequence ATGGATGCGATAGCTAATGAAATGGAAAATGCCGGTTTTTATCAAGACAAATACTCATTCACCCCTCGGTTACGTGCTTATGCGGCTACTGGTAATATCGAAGGGTTAAAGAAGATCATGGAGATCATGGAAGCCGACTCGCGTGTTGGTATGGACTGTGAGACGTATCTTATTGCTACAAATGCGTTTTTAAAAGCCGGGTTAGGTGAGAAAAGTTTTGAATTACTAAAAAAGGTAGAAAAAATGGCGATAACCACAAAGGGTAGACATAAAACACTCCATACCGTTCTTTACACGTATGCAAAATTAGGAAAGAAAGGTGAAGTGGATCGAATTTGGAAGTTTTTAAAGAAAGAAAAGATATATAATGTTGGTTGTAGAAACATGATTATCTAG
- the LOC110914771 gene encoding pentatricopeptide repeat-containing protein At5g27460-like, whose translation MQGLSYDFRIANDLFDIYVKNGELEKTEAVLNSGIEKGGTPKFHTWYCLMIGYIEDDQVLKGVEALKNAVSNCYVSPYEEPVKDKLAIVMEYLERKRNVEEMEGFMKSLVAEGVVSSTVCARLFDFITNMTS comes from the coding sequence ATGCAGGGTTTGTCTTATGATTTTCGTATAGCAAATGACTTGTTCGATATTTATGTTAAAAATGGCGAATTGGAGAAGACAGAAGCTGTTTTGAATTCTGGTATTGAGAAAGGGGGTACTCCTAAGTTTCATACATGGTATTGTTTAATGATCGGGTATATCGAGGATGATCAAGTCCTAAAAGGTGTCGAAGCATTAAAGAATGCAGTATCGAATTGTTATGTTTCGCCTTATGAGGAACCCGTTAAGGATAAGTTAGCGATCGTTATGGAGTATTTGGAAAGAAAGCGTAACGTGGAGGAAATGGAGGGATTTATGAAGTCGTTGGTCGCGGAAGGTGTCGTTTCTTCAACTGTATGTGCGCGACTCTTCGATTTCATCACGAACATGACTTCATAA
- the LOC110910608 gene encoding pectin acetylesterase 8-like, producing MKWASSWSKFSFKGVGSFSQGVMDVRCGYGICCHGEEFQCLFPENVVQEIETPLFVTNTAYDSGQIKNAVAPGVVDPHGKWHDCKMDIEQCSSDQIEIIQEFRLEFIRALDGFFGTSSPRGMFINSCYAHCQTEIQETWYMSDSPMLSNKVNWASPFVLL from the exons ATGAAATGGGCAAGTAGCTGGAGCAAATTTTCTTTTAAAG GAGTTGGTTCTTTTTCACAAGGAGTGATGGATGTCCGTTGTGGCTATGGAATTTGTTGCCATGGAGAGGAGTTTCAA TGCCTTTTCCCTGAAAACGTGGTCCAAGAAATAGAAACACCACTTTTTGTAACAAACACGGCCTATGATTCAGGGCAG ATAAAGAATGCAGTAGCTCCTGGGGTAGTTGATCCTCATGGTAAATGGCACGACTGTAAAATGGATATTGAGCAGTGTTCATCTGATCAAATTGAGATCATACAAG AATTCAGGTTGGAGTTCATACGCGCATTGGATGGATTTTTTGGCACTTCTTCACCAAGAGGGATGTTTATCAACTCTTGCTATGCCCACTGCCAAACTGAAATACAAGAGACATGGTATATGAGTGATTCACCCATGTTGAGTAACAAGGTAAACTGGGCCAGCCCGTTTGTTCTCTTATAA